The following are from one region of the Ignavibacteriota bacterium genome:
- a CDS encoding T9SS type A sorting domain-containing protein yields the protein MYINWTCLGEPMGAAYLVVQDELCLNYPKEVQLVSSEIPTDYILEQNYPNPFNPSTNIKYALADDGMVKLAVYNILGEEVAVLVETGQVAGNYAVQFNAADLPSGMYIYRLQTNNFSSIKKLMVIK from the coding sequence ATGTACATAAACTGGACCTGTTTAGGGGAACCAATGGGTGCAGCTTATCTGGTTGTTCAAGATGAATTATGTTTGAATTATCCTAAAGAAGTTCAACTGGTTAGTTCTGAAATACCTACAGATTATATTCTTGAACAAAATTATCCTAATCCGTTCAATCCAAGTACAAATATAAAGTACGCATTAGCAGATGATGGAATGGTAAAACTTGCTGTTTACAATATACTGGGAGAAGAAGTAGCAGTATTAGTAGAAACGGGACAAGTGGCTGGGAATTATGCAGTGCAATTTAATGCCGCAGATTTGCCAAGCGGTATGTATATCTATAGATTGCAAACTAACAACTTCAGTTCTATCAAGAAACTAATGGTAATAAAGTAA
- a CDS encoding KH domain-containing protein produces the protein MKEFIEYIVKQLVDKPEKVRIEESNSDQKTIDIKIEVDKTDIGKIVGKQGKNVNALRTLLTAVAAKDRYRATLQVKE, from the coding sequence ATGAAAGAATTTATCGAATATATTGTTAAACAGCTCGTCGATAAACCTGAAAAAGTTAGAATTGAAGAAAGCAATTCCGATCAGAAGACAATTGATATAAAAATAGAAGTTGATAAAACTGATATCGGTAAAATTGTAGGCAAGCAAGGTAAAAACGTAAATGCACTAAGAACATTGTTGACTGCGGTAGCGGCTAAAGATCGTTACCGGGCAACATTGCAGGTTAAAGAATAG
- a CDS encoding T9SS type A sorting domain-containing protein translates to MNNLLQKFFALIFVLLVFNVSFAQKASGNSSLQIIPDEAEATFVENNMRINQVTGVPVALYKPNYSVIPDTPEKMARQFLQENHNILKLSADLSELRYLTTKETPGGYHVHFDQYVANYPVLNSRINVTISKDNRVVFVTNGSRIAYNSKGQNNFDEMNISSQQALISAKDYLGIKGSIVFEKSEPGIYYNKGEFRLAQVVTLIPAEEVFGEWQILVDAKTGEIFRVEDIACYHKPMNENPQLVDGAGYVFDPDPITHARTTYGTTGFVDNNDADSDSLTFHRALRTLKDISFEGGVYILKGPWAEIRDFESPNTGLHTNATSDFFFTRFSDNFEAANVYYHIDNSMRWINISLSYPLTPYQYTGGVRFDPHGLSGSDNSHYITSTGSIAYGDGGVDDAEDLGVVLHELGHGLHDWLTVGSLSQVEGLSEGSGDYWATSYVRSTGYWNSSNPAYNWVFIWDGHNPFWAGRIVNYTAHYPEGLTGTIHTDGQMWASSLMSIYDLIGRTPTDKNFLEALSMLNSSSGQVDAANAFIAADQLFYSGSHLAQIIPVFADRGYIEGPINADFTADVTSGPAPLTVNFTDLSISQPNPIISWEWDFDNNGTVDATTQNPSWTYTNFGYYTVKLTVSDGTNYSSEVKANYITVTDPNVVEWCDAFINFSNWTAVGPFGTTNWSSNNSSNAGGTAPELRMSWSPSFTGLSKIRSTMIPLPNNQLVYYSFNFYLDWYANPSGVLTVAVTYDGGTTSTPIYTLSDPTSNVGPQLMTGNFTTPSNGAANTQLEVSYDGYSFNIDYIYWDNMCLSYVVPVELTSFTALSNGDEVKLNWITATELNNQGFQIERMSTSGSYERIGFVAGFGTTTEPKAYSFTDTKLETGNYTYRLKQIDFDGTYTYSSEVNVEVELPLEYSLDQNYPNPFNPTTTIKYSVAEDGFVKLAVYNLLGEEVATIVNNVQKAGRYEINFNASRLSSGVYIYRIETPHYNSSKKLMLMK, encoded by the coding sequence ATGAATAACTTACTTCAAAAATTTTTCGCGTTGATTTTTGTTCTTCTCGTATTTAATGTTTCATTTGCACAAAAAGCTTCGGGCAATTCATCATTACAAATAATACCGGATGAAGCTGAAGCTACTTTTGTTGAAAATAATATGAGAATAAATCAGGTCACTGGTGTACCTGTGGCACTATACAAACCAAACTATTCTGTTATTCCGGATACTCCGGAAAAAATGGCGAGACAATTTCTGCAGGAAAATCATAACATATTAAAACTATCAGCAGATTTATCTGAACTCAGATATCTGACGACAAAAGAAACTCCTGGTGGATATCACGTTCACTTCGATCAATACGTTGCAAATTATCCTGTACTTAATTCCCGTATAAATGTAACCATCAGCAAAGATAACCGTGTAGTGTTTGTTACAAATGGATCGAGGATTGCATACAACTCGAAAGGTCAAAATAATTTTGATGAGATGAACATCAGTTCACAGCAGGCATTAATTTCAGCCAAAGATTATCTGGGTATTAAGGGGTCAATTGTATTTGAAAAAAGTGAGCCCGGCATTTATTACAACAAAGGAGAATTCAGACTCGCACAAGTTGTAACATTAATTCCTGCTGAAGAAGTTTTTGGCGAATGGCAAATACTTGTGGATGCTAAGACCGGAGAAATTTTCAGAGTTGAAGATATAGCTTGCTATCACAAACCAATGAATGAAAATCCGCAATTAGTAGATGGAGCCGGATATGTTTTTGATCCTGATCCAATAACACACGCCAGAACAACCTATGGAACTACCGGCTTTGTTGATAATAATGATGCAGATTCTGATTCACTTACTTTTCATCGTGCATTGCGAACATTAAAAGATATTTCTTTTGAAGGTGGAGTTTATATCTTGAAAGGGCCTTGGGCAGAGATAAGAGATTTTGAATCCCCAAATACCGGATTACATACAAACGCAACCAGTGATTTCTTTTTTACAAGATTCAGTGACAACTTTGAAGCTGCTAATGTGTACTACCATATTGATAATTCAATGAGATGGATAAATATTTCATTAAGTTATCCACTTACTCCATATCAATACACCGGCGGAGTAAGATTCGATCCGCACGGATTAAGTGGCAGTGATAACTCTCATTATATTACTTCAACAGGAAGTATTGCTTATGGCGATGGTGGTGTTGATGATGCAGAGGACCTTGGTGTAGTTTTACACGAACTTGGTCATGGTCTTCACGATTGGTTAACAGTTGGTAGTTTATCTCAAGTTGAGGGCTTGAGTGAAGGAAGTGGAGACTATTGGGCAACATCTTATGTAAGAAGTACTGGATATTGGAACTCTTCTAACCCAGCTTATAATTGGGTATTTATTTGGGATGGTCATAATCCATTTTGGGCTGGAAGAATTGTAAACTATACTGCACACTATCCAGAAGGATTAACTGGCACGATTCATACTGATGGGCAAATGTGGGCTTCATCATTAATGTCTATTTATGATCTAATAGGTAGAACTCCAACTGATAAAAACTTTCTGGAGGCATTGTCAATGTTAAACAGTTCTTCCGGGCAGGTTGATGCTGCAAATGCGTTCATTGCTGCAGATCAGCTTTTCTATTCGGGCAGTCATCTTGCTCAGATTATTCCTGTGTTTGCAGACAGAGGATATATTGAAGGACCGATTAATGCTGATTTTACAGCAGATGTTACGAGCGGTCCGGCTCCATTAACCGTTAATTTTACTGATCTATCTATCTCACAACCGAATCCTATTATTTCCTGGGAATGGGATTTTGATAATAACGGGACAGTTGATGCAACAACACAAAATCCATCCTGGACTTATACTAATTTTGGATATTACACAGTAAAGCTTACAGTTTCTGACGGAACTAATTATTCTTCTGAAGTTAAGGCTAATTATATAACAGTTACAGATCCAAACGTAGTCGAATGGTGTGATGCATTTATTAATTTCAGCAATTGGACTGCAGTTGGTCCATTTGGAACAACCAACTGGTCATCAAATAATTCATCAAATGCAGGTGGAACAGCGCCTGAATTGAGGATGAGCTGGTCACCTTCATTTACAGGTCTATCAAAAATTCGTTCAACAATGATCCCCCTCCCGAACAATCAATTAGTGTATTATTCATTTAACTTCTATCTTGATTGGTATGCTAACCCGAGTGGTGTATTAACTGTTGCAGTTACTTATGATGGTGGCACAACCTCAACACCGATTTACACACTATCAGATCCAACTAGCAATGTAGGCCCACAATTAATGACTGGAAATTTCACTACGCCATCAAATGGTGCAGCAAACACTCAACTGGAAGTTTCATATGACGGATATTCTTTCAACATAGATTATATTTATTGGGATAATATGTGCCTGAGTTATGTTGTTCCTGTTGAGTTGACATCATTTACAGCATTATCAAATGGAGATGAAGTGAAACTAAACTGGATAACTGCAACAGAGTTAAACAACCAGGGATTCCAAATAGAACGAATGTCAACAAGTGGTTCCTATGAACGGATAGGATTTGTGGCAGGATTCGGAACGACAACTGAACCAAAAGCATATTCATTCACTGATACAAAGTTGGAAACAGGAAACTATACATATAGACTAAAGCAGATTGATTTCGATGGAACATACACATATTCATCGGAAGTGAATGTTGAAGTAGAATTACCGTTAGAATATAGTCTGGATCAAAACTATCCTAATCCATTCAATCCAACAACAACGATAAAATATTCTGTAGCTGAAGATGGATTTGTAAAACTTGCAGTGTATAATTTATTAGGAGAAGAAGTAGCAACAATAGTAAATAATGTACAGAAAGCCGGAAGATATGAAATCAATTTCAATGCAAGTAGATTATCGAGTGGAGTATATATTTACAGGATAGAGACGCCACACTACAATTCATCAAAGAAATTAATGCTGATGAAGTAA
- a CDS encoding response regulator, with amino-acid sequence MSVTCKIFVLCFFASAFLSAQNQNIKFEHITTDQGLSSNTVFCLLQDSRGFLWIGTYDGLNKYDGYKFTVYKNQPGDPFSISNNMIGDLCEDKLGNIWTGSTWGGGLNKFDYASEKFIRYLNDPENSSGINSNLIRSVLADSSGNIWIGTEDAGLDYLDVNTGIVKHYIHNENNPYSISSNMIYKVFLDSKNNLWIGTGDNGLNKYLKVRDQFISFKANGDEGSIGGNRIVSISEDPFGFLWIGTEDGGLNKFDPYTNKFEKFIRDPKNSNSLSDNRVYVVDNDSKNLIWIGTDYGGLNLFDWSNKKFIHFQKKFGDPGSISDDLVYSILEDRSGILWFGTWSGGINKYDREKEKFITYSYNPNSPFSLSSNGVFAIHKDKFGDVWVGTETGGLTRINEKKNEFTWYQHNPDDPGTISSDVIYSITEDKDGTLWIGTGNAGICSFDRQKNKFKRFATNGEYQNSMRDNKIYKIFYDSYGELWIGFVGGGVDKFKPVEKKFIHYENDPSDPGSVSSQLVYIFFEDNSRNLWIGTLGDGLMLYNRKTDNFSYYRNNPENAEKSLSNNAVASLCEDKGILWIGTNGGGLNRFDRSKNLFKTFTEKNGLANNVVNGILSDNKGNLWISTAKGISKFNIKSETFTNYFASDGLQGNDFNGGAYYKSQDGEIFFGGTNGLNKFHPEQIKENSFLPPIVITDFRILHKPVEVGYDSLRSRTILEKSISEMEIINLNHYDNILTFEIAALDFHSPEKNRYAYMLEGFDQHWIYTDAENRNITYTNLEPGEYTLRVKGSNNDGIWNQAGTSLKIIINPPWWSTWWSYIIYGILLSVAFTISTRIYLNRQRLRTQLALEYEHSSKLEEIDKMKSTFYTNISHEFRTPLMLILGPADRLVTKLNDEDGQKQIGLIKANAKRLLNLINQLLDLSRLEAGRLKLNAALGNISQFVKGLAMEFESIAERKDISLKIIIEKEDIEAYFDKEKMEKIITNLLSNALKFTSAGGRITVMVKSTLLNQVEIVVRDSGIGISKSEIPKIFDRFYQVDGTITREHEGTGIGLALTKELIELHKGNISVDSVEGQWTEVKISLPLGKSHLSDNDIIEPSDYQLRKIDSLVDSTNAEQKSDDSISEHLLDKTIVLIVEDNPDVRDFIKDALKENYHIEVAANGEQGLRKAEKVIPDLIISDIMMPKMDGYEMMRKLRVDEKTSHIPIILLTAKSDKDSKLQGLGLGADDYLTKPFDTDELIARIKNLVETRRMLQEKFGSGSDVLHRPAKSTLNSLDEQFLDRIMVVINEHLSEEEFSIEEFGKDVGMSRSQIHRKLKALTGKSTSVYLRTVRLAKAKEMIEQKKGNISDICYAVGFSSPAYFSRCFRDEFGYAPSEHIK; translated from the coding sequence ATGTCTGTTACCTGCAAAATATTTGTACTCTGCTTTTTTGCATCGGCATTTTTGTCTGCTCAAAATCAAAACATTAAGTTTGAACATATTACAACAGATCAGGGATTATCATCCAATACAGTTTTCTGTTTACTTCAGGATAGCCGCGGATTTTTATGGATCGGAACTTATGATGGACTGAACAAATATGATGGCTACAAGTTCACAGTATATAAAAACCAGCCCGGAGATCCTTTCAGTATCAGCAATAATATGATCGGGGATCTTTGTGAAGATAAGCTTGGAAATATCTGGACCGGAAGTACCTGGGGTGGTGGTTTAAATAAATTTGATTATGCATCAGAAAAGTTTATTCGTTACTTAAACGATCCTGAAAATTCATCCGGAATCAATTCGAATCTTATCAGATCTGTACTAGCTGACAGCTCGGGTAATATTTGGATCGGAACAGAAGATGCAGGTCTCGATTATCTTGATGTAAATACCGGTATTGTTAAACACTACATTCATAATGAGAATAATCCATACAGCATCAGTAGTAATATGATTTATAAGGTTTTCCTGGATTCGAAAAACAATCTCTGGATTGGAACGGGGGACAATGGATTAAATAAATATTTGAAAGTAAGAGACCAGTTTATTTCTTTCAAAGCAAACGGAGATGAAGGAAGTATTGGTGGGAACAGGATAGTTTCTATTTCTGAAGATCCATTTGGTTTTCTCTGGATTGGAACTGAAGATGGTGGTTTGAACAAATTTGATCCTTATACAAACAAGTTCGAAAAATTTATTCGTGATCCAAAAAATTCAAACAGCTTGAGTGACAATCGTGTTTACGTAGTTGACAATGATTCTAAGAACCTGATCTGGATAGGTACTGACTATGGTGGTTTGAATTTGTTCGATTGGAGTAATAAAAAATTTATTCACTTTCAAAAAAAATTCGGCGATCCGGGAAGCATCAGCGATGATCTTGTTTATTCAATCCTTGAAGATCGCTCCGGTATTTTATGGTTTGGGACGTGGAGCGGTGGAATAAACAAATATGACAGAGAAAAAGAAAAATTTATAACTTATTCATACAACCCCAACTCTCCTTTCAGCCTGAGCAGTAATGGAGTATTTGCAATCCACAAAGATAAATTTGGAGACGTTTGGGTTGGAACTGAAACAGGAGGATTGACCAGAATAAATGAAAAGAAAAATGAATTCACTTGGTATCAGCACAATCCGGATGATCCCGGAACTATCAGCAGCGATGTTATTTATTCGATAACCGAGGATAAAGATGGTACTTTGTGGATTGGTACTGGTAACGCCGGTATTTGCAGTTTTGACAGACAGAAAAATAAATTTAAACGATTTGCAACTAACGGTGAATATCAGAATTCGATGAGAGATAATAAAATTTATAAAATCTTCTATGACAGTTATGGTGAATTATGGATAGGATTTGTTGGCGGTGGAGTGGACAAATTTAAACCGGTTGAAAAAAAATTTATCCATTATGAAAATGATCCATCTGACCCGGGAAGCGTTAGTTCACAATTAGTGTACATTTTTTTTGAAGATAATTCCCGGAATCTATGGATCGGTACGCTCGGTGATGGTCTTATGTTATACAACCGAAAAACAGATAACTTCAGCTATTACAGAAATAATCCTGAAAATGCAGAAAAGAGTTTGAGCAATAATGCGGTAGCATCTCTTTGTGAAGATAAAGGTATTCTCTGGATAGGAACCAATGGCGGTGGATTGAACAGATTCGACAGATCAAAGAATCTGTTTAAAACCTTCACAGAAAAAAATGGATTAGCAAATAATGTAGTCAATGGAATTTTATCTGATAATAAAGGCAATCTCTGGATCAGTACTGCTAAAGGGATTTCAAAATTCAATATCAAATCTGAAACATTTACAAACTATTTTGCAAGCGATGGTCTTCAGGGAAATGATTTTAACGGAGGTGCGTACTATAAAAGTCAGGACGGCGAAATATTCTTCGGCGGTACAAATGGTTTAAATAAATTCCATCCGGAACAAATAAAAGAAAATAGTTTTCTGCCGCCAATTGTTATTACTGATTTTCGGATACTTCATAAACCCGTGGAGGTTGGTTATGACTCATTACGGAGTCGGACGATTCTCGAAAAGTCAATAAGTGAAATGGAAATAATTAATTTAAATCACTATGATAACATTCTGACATTTGAAATTGCTGCTCTCGATTTTCACAGTCCGGAAAAGAATCGTTATGCTTATATGCTTGAAGGTTTTGACCAGCACTGGATTTATACTGATGCAGAAAACAGAAACATTACTTACACAAATCTAGAACCCGGAGAATATACTCTCAGAGTTAAAGGTTCGAACAATGATGGAATCTGGAATCAAGCGGGGACTTCACTTAAAATTATCATTAATCCGCCCTGGTGGTCAACATGGTGGTCTTATATAATTTATGGAATTTTATTATCAGTGGCTTTCACCATTTCAACAAGAATTTATCTCAATCGACAGCGTTTAAGAACTCAACTTGCACTTGAGTATGAACATTCATCAAAACTTGAAGAAATTGACAAAATGAAATCCACTTTTTATACAAACATCTCTCACGAATTTCGTACACCACTAATGTTGATACTTGGTCCCGCTGATAGACTCGTAACTAAATTAAATGATGAAGATGGTCAAAAGCAGATTGGTTTAATAAAAGCAAATGCAAAACGTCTGCTTAATCTGATTAACCAGCTTCTCGATCTTTCACGACTTGAAGCAGGCAGGTTAAAACTGAATGCAGCGCTCGGTAATATTTCACAATTTGTGAAAGGTCTGGCAATGGAATTTGAATCAATCGCCGAGAGGAAAGATATATCTTTAAAAATAATTATAGAGAAAGAAGATATTGAAGCTTACTTCGATAAAGAGAAAATGGAAAAGATAATTACCAATTTGTTATCGAATGCACTTAAATTTACTTCGGCTGGAGGAAGGATTACTGTTATGGTGAAAAGTACTTTGCTGAACCAGGTCGAAATTGTTGTCAGAGATTCAGGAATTGGTATATCTAAAAGTGAGATTCCAAAAATTTTCGACAGGTTTTACCAGGTTGATGGAACTATTACACGGGAACATGAAGGAACAGGTATTGGTTTAGCATTAACCAAAGAACTTATAGAACTTCATAAAGGAAACATTTCTGTTGATAGCGTCGAGGGTCAATGGACTGAAGTTAAAATTTCGCTTCCACTAGGCAAGTCACACCTTTCAGATAATGATATTATTGAGCCATCAGATTATCAATTAAGAAAAATTGATTCACTTGTGGATTCTACAAATGCTGAGCAGAAATCGGATGATTCAATCAGCGAACATCTGTTAGATAAAACGATTGTATTGATTGTTGAAGATAATCCTGATGTAAGAGATTTTATTAAGGATGCTTTGAAAGAAAATTATCATATAGAGGTAGCTGCAAACGGTGAACAAGGATTAAGAAAAGCAGAGAAAGTAATTCCTGACTTAATAATTAGCGATATAATGATGCCAAAGATGGATGGATATGAAATGATGAGAAAATTAAGAGTTGATGAAAAAACCAGTCACATCCCGATTATACTTCTTACTGCAAAATCTGATAAAGACAGCAAGCTGCAAGGATTAGGTTTAGGTGCAGACGATTATCTGACAAAACCATTTGATACAGATGAACTTATCGCAAGAATAAAAAATCTCGTTGAAACCAGAAGAATGCTGCAGGAAAAATTCGGGAGCGGTTCAGACGTACTTCACCGACCCGCAAAATCTACATTAAACTCGCTTGATGAACAATTCCTCGACAGAATCATGGTTGTTATTAATGAACATTTATCCGAAGAAGAATTCAGTATTGAAGAATTCGGAAAAGATGTCGGGATGAGCAGGTCGCAAATTCACAGAAAATTGAAGGCATTAACAGGAAAATCAACCAGTGTTTACCTGAGAACCGTCAGATTAGCAAAAGCAAAAGAGATGATTGAACAGAAAAAAGGAAACATTTCTGACATTTGCTATGCAGTAGGGTTCTCCAGCCCTGCGTATTTCAGCCGCTGTTTCAGGGATGAATTCGGATATGCACCAAGTGAACACATCAAATAA
- a CDS encoding T9SS type A sorting domain-containing protein, protein MYNLLGEEVATIVNTTQKAGRYEVVFDGSQLSSGVYVYRIETPHYNSSKKLMLMK, encoded by the coding sequence GTGTATAATTTATTAGGAGAAGAAGTTGCAACGATAGTAAACACGACACAGAAAGCAGGAAGATATGAAGTAGTATTTGATGGAAGTCAATTATCGAGCGGAGTATATGTTTACAGGATAGAGACGCCACACTACAATTCATCAAAGAAATTAATGCTGATGAAGTAA
- a CDS encoding T9SS type A sorting domain-containing protein has protein sequence MKKRSTLLLALLLLLSAGSRILFAQGGIDDPRIWSVVKLDPRGNAKIDVPPSNWVPAEQITRYFGNTDATVGPNFRVKPGNTTQSELSIDVHPTNQSIVFGSSNATTWPGAGTLWGTGVYWSLDGSVNWTGFDNPPFGTNSGDPASVIGQDGRFYENYITNSYGQGVSVSTNNGVNWTTHTVAPNPGQVADKNHFMVDKTPTSPYLHRAYCVWTDFGGATDGEVVLRYSTNFGVNWSSSINISGTLTPLGSAFAQGANVQTGPNGEVYVTYVIYDANWTDGEDAIGFSKSTDGGVTWTHLRAYQNVNFGIRGNLSSKNGIRVSSFPSMTVDRSGGPNNGTIYITWPQRGVAPAGSDPDIVIIKSTDNGATWSAPVRVNDDALNNGKDQYYAWSTVDQVTGRLILIFYDSRDVPNSQAEVYMASSVNGGITFENFEVSDQPHTPTPINGLAGGYAGDYIGVAALGDMAFPFWADNRLGSDHYQAWTASVEFGPPCPIDPPSNPSPANGATGLPLTGNTLNWTNGAGATLMEVWFGTVGNLNQVYNGAPITSLSLASFEPLTYNTNYAWQIKGKNDTCTVAGPMWSFTTMQDPNLNFWCDDFASLNNWTIVGPSGMTNWSASNTSQAGGTPPELYMSWSPSFTGVSKVRSVPIPLLNNTLTNYTFNFYLDFYANPSGVVTVGITYDGGATSTTLVTYSDPTGNIGPQVETGSFTTPASGASNAQLEITYNGYSFNIDLIAWDNMCLDWVVPVELTSFTAISVENEVELNWSTATETNNQGFEVERKLSNGSFEQIGFVAGFGTTTEPKAYSFTDEKLETGNYTYRLKQIDFDGTYTYSSEVNVEVELPLEYSLEQNYPNPFNPSTTIKYSVAEDGFVKLAVYNLLGEEVATIVNTTQKAGRYEVVFDGSQLSSGVYVYRIETANFTSSKKLMLMK, from the coding sequence ATGAAGAAGCGTTCTACATTACTTCTTGCACTTTTATTATTATTAAGTGCTGGCAGTAGAATTTTATTTGCACAAGGAGGCATCGATGATCCACGTATATGGTCTGTGGTGAAACTTGATCCAAGAGGAAATGCTAAAATTGATGTACCACCCAGCAATTGGGTTCCTGCAGAACAAATTACCAGATATTTTGGAAATACAGATGCAACTGTGGGACCAAATTTTAGAGTTAAACCAGGCAACACAACACAATCTGAACTTAGCATTGATGTTCATCCGACAAACCAGAGTATCGTTTTCGGATCTTCAAACGCAACAACTTGGCCTGGTGCAGGTACTTTATGGGGAACAGGAGTTTATTGGTCGTTAGATGGTAGTGTAAACTGGACCGGTTTTGATAATCCGCCATTTGGTACGAATTCAGGCGACCCTGCTTCGGTAATCGGGCAGGATGGCAGATTTTATGAAAATTATATCACTAATTCGTATGGTCAGGGTGTTTCTGTATCAACTAACAATGGTGTAAACTGGACTACACATACTGTTGCACCAAACCCCGGTCAAGTCGCCGATAAAAATCATTTTATGGTTGATAAAACTCCAACAAGTCCCTATCTCCATAGAGCATATTGTGTGTGGACAGATTTTGGAGGGGCTACAGATGGTGAAGTAGTCTTACGTTACTCAACTAACTTTGGAGTTAATTGGAGTTCATCAATTAATATTTCAGGTACGCTAACACCTTTGGGAAGTGCATTCGCTCAGGGTGCTAACGTTCAAACCGGTCCTAATGGTGAAGTGTATGTTACTTATGTAATTTATGATGCAAACTGGACTGATGGTGAAGATGCAATTGGTTTTTCAAAATCTACTGATGGAGGAGTAACTTGGACTCACCTTCGTGCGTATCAAAATGTTAACTTTGGAATCAGAGGCAACCTCTCAAGCAAAAATGGAATAAGAGTATCATCTTTTCCTTCGATGACTGTTGACAGATCCGGTGGACCGAATAACGGAACAATTTATATTACCTGGCCGCAACGCGGTGTTGCACCTGCCGGAAGTGATCCTGACATCGTTATAATTAAATCAACTGATAATGGGGCAACATGGTCTGCACCGGTTCGTGTAAACGATGATGCACTTAATAATGGTAAAGATCAATACTATGCCTGGAGTACTGTTGACCAGGTAACCGGTCGATTGATTTTAATTTTTTATGATAGCCGTGATGTTCCTAATAGCCAGGCTGAAGTTTATATGGCAAGTTCAGTTAATGGCGGAATCACTTTTGAAAATTTTGAAGTCAGCGATCAACCACATACACCAACACCAATTAATGGTTTAGCTGGCGGCTATGCCGGTGACTATATTGGAGTTGCTGCATTAGGTGATATGGCGTTTCCGTTTTGGGCAGATAACAGACTTGGAAGCGACCACTATCAAGCCTGGACTGCATCTGTTGAATTTGGACCTCCTTGTCCAATTGATCCTCCATCTAATCCAAGTCCCGCTAATGGTGCAACCGGTTTACCACTTACTGGAAACACGTTAAACTGGACAAACGGTGCCGGCGCAACATTGATGGAAGTCTGGTTTGGAACAGTAGGAAATTTAAATCAGGTGTATAATGGCGCACCGATTACTTCACTTTCATTAGCGTCATTTGAACCTTTAACTTATAACACAAATTATGCATGGCAGATTAAAGGTAAGAATGATACCTGTACTGTTGCCGGACCAATGTGGTCATTCACCACTATGCAGGATCCTAACTTGAATTTCTGGTGTGATGATTTTGCAAGTCTTAATAACTGGACTATAGTTGGTCCATCGGGAATGACAAATTGGTCTGCATCAAATACAAGCCAGGCTGGTGGAACACCACCAGAACTCTATATGAGTTGGTCACCATCATTTACAGGGGTATCAAAAGTCAGATCTGTTCCAATTCCGTTGCTGAATAATACACTGACCAACTACACATTCAATTTCTATTTGGACTTTTATGCGAATCCCAGCGGAGTTGTAACTGTGGGAATTACTTATGATGGTGGCGCCACCTCGACAACTTTGGTTACCTATTCAGATCCAACAGGTAACATAGGCCCGCAGGTTGAAACCGGAAGTTTTACAACTCCGGCTTCAGGAGCTTCTAATGCTCAGCTTGAAATTACTTATAACGGTTATTCTTTCAATATTGATCTTATAGCATGGGATAATATGTGTCTTGATTGGGTTGTTCCGGTAGAACTCACATCATTCACAGCAATTTCAGTTGAGAATGAAGTTGAGTTAAACTGGTCAACTGCAACCGAAACGAATAATCAGGGATTTGAAGTTGAGAGAAAATTATCCAATGGTTCATTTGAACAAATTGGATTTGTAGCAGGATTCGGTACAACAACCGAACCCAAAGCATATTCATTCACAGATGAAAAATTGGAAACAGGAAACTATACATATAGACTAAAGCAGATTGATTTTGATGGAACATACACATATTCATCGGAAGTAAATGTAGAAGTTGAACTGCCTCTTGAGTATAGTTTAGAACAAAACTATCCTAATCCATTTAATCCATCAACAACAATTAAATATTCTGTAGCAGAAGATGGATTTGTAAAACTTGCTGTGTATAATTTATTAGGAGAAGAAGTTGCAACGATAGTAAACACGACACAGAAGGCAGGAAGATATGAAGTAGTATTTGATGGAAGTCAATTATCGAGCGGAGTATATGTTTACAGGATAGAGACAGCAAACTTCACATCATCAAAGAAACTGATGTTGATGAAATAA